In Miscanthus floridulus cultivar M001 chromosome 8, ASM1932011v1, whole genome shotgun sequence, the sequence cttgaactatctaaaaccgtctgttttaccccctggggcggttttcagcggcgggttGATACAGTAACAACGGGTTTGCTACAGTGGCGGTGTGTTTGCTACAGTGCccgtggttttgaattttctttttttttatttattttcggtgaatttttgaaaaatcataaaatgaaaaatctaattttattggactccacatgagtagatctacatagtgaatatataatacggtatacttagtagaaaatttttactgtagccttagattaattggaaaatctaattttgtctgtaattaattgaaataattcatagctgcagcttctatggtccaattgtggtgaaatttttatggtacgctaattattgtatgcttgaactatagtaaaaatttcgtactcattggactatgtataacttagttatagataaattctaattaattacagacaaaattggattttccaattaatctaaggctacagtaaaaattttgtactaaagtataccgtattatatattcactatgtagatctactcatgtggagtccaataaaattagatttttcattttatgatttttctatgatttactatgatttttcaaaaattcaccgaaaaaaaaaattcaaaaccacgggaactgtagcaaacccaccgtcgctgtagcaaacccgctgttactgtagcaaaaccgccgctgaaaaccgccccagggggtaaaacagacggttttagatagttcagggggtaaaacagacggtttcatagttgagggggtgaagtagaccaagtatgatagttgggggggtcaagtagactttttccaatttAAAATTGTGTGTTGTCATTAAGTACCTTGCCTGAGATTCTGTTCTGTGTTCTCTTCTGTTCCATCACAAAAAAGCATTATCAATGTGGCATTGAGATGATACGGAGGGATTTACTTACTGGGCATTGGAAGCCTTATCTTCAACGTGCTATCACACTTCAACCCTGCTATGATGGTCCCATAAATGGTGGCGAGGTAATTCCTACTTATGCTCAGGCATAATCTTTTAATATTATTCAGCAACTCATCAATCATGTTTTGCTTCTGTCTCCACAGAATAAATTGAAGTTATCCCTTATTGTTAAAGGCCAAATATTTAGAAGCATTCAATTGCATGCAAATTAGTTCTTGCAAAGAAAACAACTTAATATCAACCTCCTATTTTCCTTGAACCAAATAGATAGAATGTGTATGTGATTCATTAGTTGTTTAGATTGCATTGCAATATAATAGACTTTTGTAGACAAGCTAATGCTGCTGTCATCAGGTGGCTGCACATATCCTCCAAGATACTGCTGTTGGGAAGAAGTATATTTCTGGAAAGGTGAGTTACTGTACAAACTATATTTAAAGTTGAGTCAAATTTTACCCTTTATGTTGGACCTCAAATTTCCGACCAAGCATGCCTTCTGAATTCTGCTGTCAATAGTACATGACTACAGTTTTATTTTATGTTCAATAATCATTCTTTTGTTTGCTAATACTCCCTGTTGTTTCACAATCCTACTGGCCATGTTTTCCATGTGATTAGTTATTTTTTGTTAAAAAACTCATAATTTATATGTGCTTGTGACTTCAGAATGTTCAATGAATGTCTCTGTTTTATGTTCAATCATCTTGCTTTATTTAACAACTGTAGTTGAGCGGAGCAAGACGGTTGCGTGATGCCATTGTGCTTGGCTATCAACTACAAAGGGCTCCTGGGAGAGATGTAGGAATTCCTGACTGGTATTCTCTCTCTGAGAAAGAAATCAATGTCCGCCCAATGCCCACATCTCATGATATGAATGGAAGTCCAGAGTTGTAAGTTTCTATATCACTTTTGTTCCCCTTTATGCTATCTACGGTCTCTCCAAGAGTAGTCTGCTGCATTCTGATACAAATTTGTTCacctttttcatttttttccaGATCGTTCGAGGACTTCGAGATACTCCATGGTGACATGCAAGGCTTAACTGATACCATGTCCTTTTTGAAGAGTTTATCAGGGCTTGTTGGAAATGACTTAAGAAGCCCTGAGAAGCAAACTCGAGAGAGGGCTGCTGCTTCTGTGCTCTTTGACTGGGAGGTACTCAGTTCTCTTTATAATTCTGGAGTGTGAATTCCGATAGTCTGTGCTAAGTTCCCGTTCTTCTCTATGTTAGACTGGGAGAATGTCACCGAATCTGATGGAACACCCTTCATTTTGTTTGATAAATTCTGTTAATATGTTGCAGAGAAATATTGTTGAGCAAAATTCCTATGCAATATTAAATTAAGAACAAGATTCATATGCAATATTTAATCAACTGATTTTATCCTGTTATAGGAGGAAATATATGTTGCAAGAGCTCCTGGGCGATTAGACGTTATGGGTGGTATTGCAGATTACTCTGGAAGTCTTGTACTGCAGGTAAGTTTGACTGCAAAAACAAGCGTCATTTGTTTCATAGATTATCATTATTAGTAATAAATATTAGACACATATGTAAAACATGTTTTATACGCCTTCCTTTTTTTGTAACATTTTCAAATCATACTCTTTTCTTATGAGCTCCATGGGCCCGAATCCACAAGTGAACCATTTTTATTACTTCTTATCAACTAGACTCTTTGGGGATGCCACCTGTGTATCCTTAAACCGCTGACCATCCGTTTTAATTTTAATTACAAACGTGCCAAAAACAATGCCTTTTTTCAATATTTGTTAAACTTTCCTTTTGCATCGCCCTAACCTTTTGTGCATCCACTTTATGCCATTAGGGTCCCTTTTGTAATTTTTCTCTCCACAAGGTTTGTCACAGGTCCATTTTAACGTGCTTGATTTGTATGCCATTAATGCTGTATTGTCACTTATTTATTTACAGGTAATAGATGGATGAATAATTTACTATGACTTTTATTTCCCTGAAGGCTGAGGCAATTCCCGGTCTTCCAGCACTGTTTGAAGGATTAGTTTGATCTAACTTTTCTTCTATAAAAACGAATTGGAAAAAGTCTACCTGACCCCCCcaactatcatacttggtctacttcaccccctcaactatgaaaccgtctgttttaccccctgaactatctaaaactgtctgttttaccccctggggcGCTTTTCAGCGGCGGGTCGCTACAGTAACAACTGGTTTGCTACAGTGACGGTGTGTTTGCTACAGTGCccgtggttttgaattttcttttttttttatttattttcggtgaatttttgaaaaatcatagtaaatcatagaaaaatcataaaatgaaaaatctaattttattggactccacatgagtagatctacatagtgaatatataatacggtatactttagtagaaaatttttactgtagccttagattaattggaaaatctaattttgtctgtaattaattgaaataattcatagctgcagcttctatggtccaattgtggtgaaatttttatggtacgctaattattgtatgcttgaactatagtaaaaatttcgtactcattggactatgtataacttagttatagataaattctaattaattacagacaaaattggattttccaattaatctaaggctacagtaaaaattttgtactaaagtataccgtattatatattcactatgtagatctactcatgtggagtctaataaaattagatttttcattttatgatttttctatgatttactatgatttttcaaaaattcaccgaaaaaaaaattcaaaaccacggGAACTGTAGCAACCCACCGTCGCTGTAGCaaaccgctgttactgtagcaaaccgccgctgaaaaccgccccagggggtaaaacagacggttttagatagttcagggggtaaaacagacggtttcatagttgagggggtgaagtagaccaagtatgatagttgggggggtcaagtagactttttccaaaacGAATTGGTCATTGCTACAGGGATCGATTATCTCATAAATCATAGTTACCTAGGAGCTAGGACTACCTTCCCTAGTAAATTAGCACCTTTGTGGAATTGATCTAGTAGCCTTCCGATGTGATATGGTTCTTTTTTGACATGTGTGATTATTAACATATAGATGCCCATCCGAGAGGCGTGCCATGTTGCTGTTCAAAGAAGTGACCCTACCAAACAGAAGCAATGGAAGCATACACAGGCTAGACAACTAGCAAATGGAGGGGCAGTACCAGTGTTACAAATTGTACATTACAATCCTCAATCTTTCTGTCCCCTTATCTTTTTTTAAACAGAGTCTTGTACTAAAATATTTTCACTTCTGACTTCTTCCATAATTCTGTGGAGATAAGACCCCTACATGTTTACTAGAGTATCTAATACACTTGTTTGTGCAACTGGGTGTTCTTACTAAATATGTTTGTGCAGGTATCCTTTGGTTCTGAATTAAGTAATCGTGCACCTACGTTCGACATGGACCTTTCTGATTTTATGGATGGTGAGAAACCAATGTCTTATGATAAAGCCAAAGAATACTTTTCTCGGGACCCATCACAAAAGTAAGATGTTTTTATTGTCGTCTATTATCAATCCTTTCATGTGTATTGATGTTTAATAAAACTTTTCCATCTCAGATGGGCTGCCTATGTTGCTGGAACTATTTTTGTATTGATGACTGAGCTAGGAGTGCGCTTTACAGACAGCATGAGCATTTTGGTATGAGTAATCGCAATTCATAGTGTGCAAAATTGCATCCATTTACCACCTTTTTTATATTGCGATATATCACTAATGCTTGTATTAGCAAGTCTGTCCAGGAATTTTTGTTGATTAGTCATCAAACATCTTGCCATTCACATTTAAGGACATCACATATGCTAGCAAGAATTAGTCTGTAAAGAAAACTATCTGTCCATTAATCATCAAACATATTGGCATTCACATTCTTTTTCATATTGGGATATATCACATCTGCCTGTAAGAGTTAGTCGGTATTAGAAATTTATGTTGATTAGCCATCAAACATCATGCCATTCACATTGTTTTTCATATAATGCCCATATTAATCAGTCATGTTTTCACATGTCAGACACACATGTAACCGGAACATCTGTTTCAGTTATCTATGGTATTTTTGTTTGAATCTTCAGGTTTCTTCATCTGTCCCTGAAGGCAAAGGTGTCTCCTCTTCTGCATCAGTGGAGGTAGCTTCTATGTCTGCTATCGCTGCTGCCTATGGTTAGTATATCGAGAGGAGACATACAGCAATTTTTATTACATTAAAGGAAGGGACAATTGCATAAGTGCCCTCACCTTGACCTATAACTTCACGTTTCCCCCCTTTTCCAACTTTGCCCCATTGCCCCTGCTTTGACCCATTCAACCCACCGTTGACCCTGGTTTTGCCTACTTTGGTGGCACTGATAAAATCAGGGGCAAACAACGCTGTTAGAGGTCAAAGCGAGAGCAGATTGCAAATGGCCCTTAAAGAAAATAGCTATAGCAGCTAATTTTGTTAATATATGTTGACATTTTGAATCTCTTCAGGAATTATTCACCTCCTGATATTTTACCTTGCATTTATACATGCAAAATGGCATCAGTTCACATGTTATTCTTGCTTCTAGGTTTAAACATTGCTCCAAGGGATCTTGCTTTACTCTGTCAAAAGGTACAGTACACTGTCAAACTGTGTTAGGTTCATCGCTTCATCTATTCTCAATTGAGTGTGTGTTGTCCGTTGGTGAACAATTATGCAGGTTGAGAATCGTGTTGTTGGAGCTCCTTGTGGAGTAATGGACCAAATGACATCTGCTTGTGGAGAAGCTAACAAATTCCTAGCAATGGTTTGCCAGGTTAGTAAGTGTTTATCTTCTCAACTAGCTGCTAGATCCAATCATTCCTCCAGTTTATCTCTATGCTGCCTTTCTATTTAATCGGTCAAAATCTCACTGCAGCCTGCAGAAGTGAAGGAGCTGGTTAGCATTCCAACTCATATACGATTTTGGGGTCTTGACTCTGGGATACGTCATAGGTGGATAAATCTCTGATTGAGCTTTGTGTTTGGGATAATCTTTTTAATATATTCTTGAATGAATGCGTTTGTTGGAGCTAATTTTACTGTCCTTTGAGTTATGCAGTGTTGGTGGGACTGATTATGGGTCTGTAAGAGTAGGCACTTACATGGGTCGCAAGATGATCAAGTGTGCTGCATCTGACCTACTTTCAGAATTGTTACCCTCATGTACGTCTATGCAATCAGGCGACTCAAATCCTGATGAATATGAAGAACATGGTGTAGACCTTCTGAAATCTGAAGCATCAATGGAGTATTTATGCAACTTACCACCACATAGGTCTCACTCACCTTATTAAAATTGACAGAACACTAGCATGTTTCATGTTCTGCAGTTTCTTATGGCTATATTTCTACTTCAGATATGAAGCTGTTTACGCAAAAGACATTCCAGAGACGATAACTGGTGATGTTTTTCTGGAGAAGTATGGAGATCATAATGATGCGGTAACAGAAGTTGACCGAAAACGATCTTACTGTGTCAAGGCTCCTACTAGACAT encodes:
- the LOC136475644 gene encoding L-arabinokinase-like, with product MRVRDGDGGGEVTAPPQHLVFAYYITGHGFGHATRALEVVRHLVAAGHDVHVVTAAPEFVFTTEIASPSLHIRKVLLDCGAVQADALTVDRLASLEKYHQTAVVPRESILKTEAEWLNSIKADLVVSDVVPVACRAAADAGIRSVCVTNFSWDFIYAEYVVAAGHHHRSIVWQIAEDYSHCEFLLRLPGYCPMPAFRDVIDVPLVVRRLHRSRYEVRKELGIADDVKLVIFNFGGQPAGWELKKEWLPDGWLCLVCGASDTQELPPNFIKLAKDAYTPDLMAASDCMLGKIGYGTVSEALAYKLPFVFVRRDYFNEEPFLRNMLEHYQCGIEMIRRDLLTGHWKPYLQRAITLQPCYDGPINGGEVAAHILQDTAVGKKYISGKLSGARRLRDAIVLGYQLQRAPGRDVGIPDWYSLSEKEINVRPMPTSHDMNGSPELSFEDFEILHGDMQGLTDTMSFLKSLSGLVGNDLRSPEKQTRERAAASVLFDWEEEIYVARAPGRLDVMGGIADYSGSLVLQMPIREACHVAVQRSDPTKQKQWKHTQARQLANGGAVPVLQIVSFGSELSNRAPTFDMDLSDFMDGEKPMSYDKAKEYFSRDPSQKWAAYVAGTIFVLMTELGVRFTDSMSILVSSSVPEGKGVSSSASVEVASMSAIAAAYGLNIAPRDLALLCQKVENRVVGAPCGVMDQMTSACGEANKFLAMVCQPAEVKELVSIPTHIRFWGLDSGIRHSVGGTDYGSVRVGTYMGRKMIKCAASDLLSELLPSCTSMQSGDSNPDEYEEHGVDLLKSEASMEYLCNLPPHRYEAVYAKDIPETITGDVFLEKYGDHNDAVTEVDRKRSYCVKAPTRHPIHENSRVEAFKALLTASKTDEQLSALGELMFQCHYSYNACGLGSDGTDRLVNLVQEIRHRKTSRTGGPSLFGAKITGGGSGGSVCVIGKNCLKSSEEILEIQKRYKAATGYLPIVLEGSSPGAGKFGYLKIRRRSTSPSN